From Juglans regia cultivar Chandler chromosome 9, Walnut 2.0, whole genome shotgun sequence:
AGAAGATTAATTGTATCATTTTTAGAGTATCGTCAGTCGAACTTTGATACACATCaattttttatgcatcatatttatttatatttatattttattctcttaaattaattgaatttagaataatgagtaaaaattttcattatCGTCATGTAATATTTGTTCAGAATGATGCtacacaattttttcaatctctacatattatatttttttaatttttaaatatatttttaattttttaaaaaaattaattgattttttttatttatatattaaatatttgataaaaaataataaaattttaaaaaaaatataatgtgcggatattttataaataataagaaattgcgtagattttttcatttgttcatcATTGCAGACTTTACCCTACGCCAACAAAGTCAAAAAAGGCATGCAGAGTGCAGACACTGACGAAAAGAGACCAGTTTCATGTTCTTTTTCCTACACCCGCCGGCCAGTACAACCTTAAAGGCCTCGGATTAACACAACATTCTCcatgttcttttttcttcaccCCGTCCCAGCGGCCTCCTGAGCTCTTCCAGCTGTTTCCTGCGCCTTCCCCGTGACCGTCTGCCCCATCTGACCCGCTGTCTCCTGGGCTCGTTGCTTCGCGTGCTCGAGATGCTCCGGCAGTCTTGCTCGACGCAGATAGTTGGCTATCCACGAAAGCGACGAAATCCCGGTGATACCGAATGCTCCCGATGCCAAAAACCCGGTCATAGCCAAGCCAATGAGTGCTGCTGCCGGAACCAAAACAGGGCTGCACATCACGAGCAGCGGGGTCGACACAGCGAGGCCGATAAACGTTGCCGCAAGTGTGAGACCGGACAGGAGTAGAAGGAAGCCGGCGACGGGTACGAGAGTGACGACTGCTAGAACTTTTGAAGTAGGGGGACCCTGAGCCTGACCTTTTTGTCCTGCGAACATGCCCTTCATTGCATCGGTGGGGCGTTGTTGGTGGCTCTGGTCAGCCATGTCTTGGTTTAATTTCCTGGCTCGTAAATAATGCTTTGGTTCTTTGAGAGATGGAGATAATGATCAAGAGGTTGGGGTTCTTATGATTCTATCAAGGGATGGGGTTGTGAGTTCTAACAAGAGGGCGGGGTGAACACGTGGAGTATGGTGAGTACACTTGTTCGATGGATGGAGTGTTGCATGAGAAACATGTCGCTTTGGATGGCTTTCCAGCAGGCTGATGTCTAGGACTCGTTTATTTTCGTTTATTTATTGAAATGAGacaaaatgagataagattatagttaaaaaattaaataaaatattattagaatatattttttaatattatttttattttaagatttgaaaaagttgaattgtttattttattttatattgaaagttgagaaagttgtaattattaaataaaatgagatgagatgttttttcaaaacaaacgagaccttactTTTGAGTAATCCAAGCCTAGGATGGTTTGGGGGTGACATGATgcgagaattttgtgaatattatgaagatatatattttttttaatagtatttagattatttaaattaagtattttttagattttaaaaaataatagagaaaaaattgaataaaaaatattataaagataaaatattattagaatattattttataatattatttttatttgtaaatttgaaaaaattgaattattttttattttttgtttaaaagtttgaaaattttgtaatgattagtttgaaaaggttgtaatgagtattttgaaaattttgtatttgaattatactttggaagaagatgaaatagaatgagatgagatgagatgagataataattttgagatgagatctataaatagtagtgaaataatttgttaataatagaaaaatagtttgagttaggatttttatagaattttgaaaaatgagaatataaagttaaaataggcttagaatataattttctaatataatttcttttgagattaagaaaagttgagttgttttttgtgttttatttaaaagtttggaaaatttgtaatgttaagtaataattagatgaaaaagttgaaaatttgaaattaaaaaataattatttttgaatgatgtttggatgttgatataagatcagatgagataaaatagtttaaatttgtGAAATCAAACTAGACCTTATAGTTATTATAGTCCTCTTGATATTAAGGCAGTTAATAACACTTTCGTGAATCCAATACAAATACGATATGAGATTAACCCGTAATAGGTTAACCCGCTTAACTCAAAACGAATTAATCCGTTAAGAAACGATTAATCAACGGACCAATAATAGGTTAACCCGCTTAACTCAAAATCAACCTCTAATATCAttcacaatttatttaaaacatataattttattactgttgagttgtaatattgatatttctcaatatgtTTTTATTCTTGGGATTGTAATTCTAGATCTATGCACATATTTGTTATCGttgggtttgtaatattggtttattttatattaaaatctgaaaactattgatatttttttattagtgggtagttttattattattattatttaaatgttgtgattattaataaatatattttaatttttatataaaattatgttaatcaggtaaAATGGGTTATGTGGATTAGTTCAACCAATTTACATGAAATTAGTTGAAATGTGTTATGTCGTGTTGATccatttctaattaataataaaactatCAAAACGGATTATTGACACAACTCATGACTTAAATGGGTTATGTTAGAGTTCGAAAGTGACCTGTTTAGTTTAGCAGCTCGTATTCGGGCTACCCTATATAGTTGAGTTCATGACTTAACATCAGAATCGCGAATTGCAACCATTATTTGATGTGGCTAGAGGTGATCTTGGTCTGGTCCGATTTTAGGCAGTTTTGTGGATCGGACTTATTCAGTCCAGGGATTTCCACCTTAGACTGGACTGAGTAATGTATAGGACCGGTCCATTTCGAtctggtccggtccagggtggtCCATTCGGTCTGGACCATGCCTAAAATAggccattcagcccatctaaatctagttttttttttttttcaattattttcagcctatttcaaattttgtatattttttagctaaaaatactaaaaaaaaacttgatcttaaaaaatacaatgataaaataaaactaatctatataaaaaactagaaaaacaaaataataataatagtacaaaaattattaaaaattaaaaattacaatccaaaactTTACAACTTAACATATAATGGGTACATGGCATGAATGGGTACATATAACAGGTACATATACTGTATTATTACTAACACTATATACTCTAAATTATTACTAACACTATATACTGTATTATGCTATAACtctcataatatattaatatatgctaatattatatattatactattatagtgtgCGTATAGACTTatggtgtgtgtgtatatatatatattataatgatatagtgatactaatattatatattatataataatacattaatgctatagacttatagtgattagttattatgaatcatgattagtataactatataatagtattagtattaaactattagtaatatagtatagctatatattagtaatatactaatatcagttatagtgatttagtataagttataacaatattagtataaatataactataatctatattagactattagtattttttttataccatattagagtctaaaagtagagtctagactattaatataatactctaaattttctctatctcttttgcatttgcatttttaattttttgataaacCTCATGACATTATACAGTGGTATCACTTCAACAGAACTATTGAACGATAAGTTTAGAtaaccaaataatattattccttCCTTGTTTTCTTTGTCGGTCACTTTGATGGCTTTGGTTAAACGATAAAAAAGTTGTCATTAATCGTTCaattacatattacattaaaGAATGATAatttaagggcatgtttggagggtgagatgataattttttattttattttgaagtttaaaatattatgttttaatattattattattttaaaatttaaaaaaagtgtattgggatttaaaaaagttgaattgtttattatattttatatgaagatttgaaaaaggagtaatgatgagatgagatgagaattttatattttatcttgtgcCCCAAGAATATGATCACAGACAatatgataagatttaatttataaaaaattagatttaatttattcactaataaaattttaaaatcaacaaCGTAGAATAAGTGTAATTCACATTAATTTGAGTCATATTTTTAGTCTAATGATTATAGTATTGCATGgtaaaatacatatacatatatatatatatatattttaagagaaaCAAAATTTGCATGGAATTTTTTCATCCCAGACCaactgaatttaaaatataaaattttagataattttttatatgatgttttaatatttaagtagttatataaattgaaaacaattaattatgtaattttattctaatctaattatttatgcttaGATCATATAAAATGTTAAGGGTTAGGAATTTTAAGGCATtgtattaactattaattattgattataCACATACTattaacattattaatttattatacttaaTTAGTGAAGTATATACTTAGTTACACAACTTAGATTAAACTatccatttaattatttttttttatcacaatgTATAATTCTTTGTAATAAACttggaaaaaaagtaaaaaaatgacCCGAACTGAAATACCTTGATAAGACTGACCGATCGACCGAACCAAAACTTTGGTTTGGTCCAAAGGCACGGCCTTATCGATCTAGTCCAGTTCAAACTTTTGGTGGATCGAAAGAATCAGGTCGGTCCAAAATTCTTCTCCAAAACCAAACGAATCAAAGTGATTGCACCTCCACATGTGATAATAAACAAACTTACAAATAAGCTTTAATTGAGCTTGAGGTGAGGCAAATTTTATCGAAATGATTCAGTTTTGCTTACCAAATGATTGAAAACAAGCTAATTCGGGGGCTCTTTGTTTAATGTTTAGGTTCACTAAATAATAAAAGTCgaaaagtattattatttttatttctacaaGTGATGAAAAAATCGAAAATTAGGCCCAACATGAACATATATTTACACGGATTATGAGTCTTCCATTGCCTCCCGTCCCAAAGCTGAGCCCTTGCGTGCTTGTTTGCTGTGCTACGTACAGGTACATAGTAGAAATGGGCCTCCTTCGGGTATTAAATGTACTAATTAGAGCccaatttatattccaaaaaCATTGCATCATCGGCCAGGCTCTGTATACTTACGCAttctatgactacaaatatcattttttacttatcatttACTACACTACACatcaatatatgattttttatttttatccttctatttaaacacacatattttgtataaatatgtgtgtttaaataaaaaaataaaaatgacaaatcacatgttgatgTGTAGTGTGAAGATTATGAGTAGcattttttcctaaattaacGTTAGATATAGCGTGCAATAATCCTgcatatctttttaaaaaagttggatttgctataaaaaaaaatgtatacttttttttttaattttcagatggatgtttatttttttaaaagggctTACACGATATTTGGATGCCAGCTTAGACCTACACAGATTATTTCCATAGCTTGACACGATGTGAGCTTATAACAACATAAGTAAAGGGTTCAATTTGCAACTAATTCACCCTTCAATTAATCATAATGTGCATGATCCCACTGCTTAATTACACGATACATCATGACCTCTCACATCTTCGCGTATATATTCACtcccaaaatcaacaagaagatCTCAAATCGTACGTGGCTACATGTAAACCCTCAAAACTTAGCTACTTTGTATTGGTTTGGCATCAAAATTCTTGAGGAAGAAGCCAAGGAAGCATGGCACTACTAGTATTTGCTTTCAGTTTCGGCTAATTTCCAGTTCTCTCATATATATGAGTGCAAGCTAGGATGGCTAGGctgtaagaattttatttaaattctatgTCCCACACACCCTCTATATCTAATCATAGTGAGACACAGTCTCTAGATTTCTTGATAgccagaaatctataaatagtactaaggggttaattagagttttcacaTACAACATCATTGTGCCTTTAGCCATCGGGAGATACTTGGAGACTAAGTTGCTAGGGTGATCCTTTTATCATAATCAATCAAATTATTCATCGAACTGCTATGGAGAAATGTAcgtattttaattgttattgttttattgtggatcatagaaaattgaaaatccaattattaattttcatgtCAAAATATTTAGCATGTGGTATCATAAATTTATGTAACAATTTTTTCTTATGATCTCGATAAAGTAGATTACAAACATGTAAAATATGCATCTTTGATTCTATATGAAAGTGCTTCCCTTGgtggttttttttcctttctcttcggTTTGAGACAAGAACATATGTTGCTTGGAACTTTACATGAATATTTCCATTGTTCATAAAATCATTGTTCTTCATACGAAAACTTTGGTCCTGATATTCGGGCATATAAATGCAATTGTCTCAGTACATGCTCAGTTgcttaagttttattttttctccattttttgtttgaactATATTGGGTTGAAGAGAGAGAATAGTTGAGGAGCTATTGTGTATGTATGATGGTGGTTGAGGAGCCGCTAAGTGTTGGTAGCGTATGGTGTGAGGTGGCCGGTGGCTCAACACGTATGACGACATAAAAGGGAGGCTTAAAGGGGCGGCACAGAGAGGCTGTGTAGTCCTGAATGGGCGCTGCCCCTGCCCGATTATGAATCTTGTCGAGGTTGAGGGCTGTCGGCGTTGGGAAGAGGCTAGGGACCTCCTCCGCGACGCCTCTGTGACGGCGACAGATGGCTCTAAAGCCCATTGGCTGAGGCGATGTTATGGTgaaacagaaataaaaacaaaaaataaaaaaagtgagttaGGGGTCGGCGGCAGAAGGAGGGTGAAGACACTTTGCCGTCCCCTCCTCGTCGGCGACTCTTGTAGCTGTAGCAGCTCAAGGTTTGTAGAAAACTGGTGCGGCGACTgttgaaggaagaagaaagtctagggttttctttcttctttcagaAGGGTTGGGCAGAGTCTTGGGCCGTGGGCCCTGGCCTAGTTAGAGGGAAAGAGAAACAAACAAGCCAACTCAAAATGGGCCACTGTTGTGGTCCAGcccaataggaaaaaaaatgaggggaAGGTATCGAGCCTGAGCAGTAGGTCTGACCCAGGTCAACACTTATGTTTGACCAATGAACTAAATCCGGTCTCGACCCGGTTTATTGGACTAGTCTGGTTCAGACCTGGACTAGTcagattataatataatattattattttaatattatttattaaaagaataaaaaatctgaaatttgtttttccttttatatgcaTGTTCTTATTGTTAAGAGTACTACTATACATAAGCCCCTGTAGCATTGCACTATTCACACACCttatgtgtcttttttttttttaacctaaaacGTGTGTTTTGTAGCTTTTGTCGGTTTGTATTTTCCTGATTCAAATTTTCCCTGAGTCGAAACTCCTCCCTCGCCCGTGTCGATTGTGCTCTGTCCACCGCCACCGGCGACGCCATCTCTTTCCAGCGACACCGAGGCCGTCTACACAACGCCACCACACCTCCAGTCGCCCATCTCTCCTCCCTCCCCATCGCCAGCCCATCtccttttcttcctctccccACCCCCCGTGTCGCCCCCCACCCCCCACCAGTCTTTTCGCCCATActctcccccacccccacccccttGTCGCCCAAAACAATGCCCTAGTTGGCCCGCACCCCCTCTGCCCAGCAACGCCCTCGTTGACCTCCCATCCTCTCCCCGAGTCTCCTCGTGCGGCTTCCACGCCCTCCCCGAGTAAGTTCTACTCTACATTCGGCCCTCTTCTGATGTTTGTTTCCCTTTATGTTTTTCTTGAAAAGAACATGAACTGAAAAGTTCAACTCAACTGGAAGATGCGATGTTGTTGTTTTAGTCGTACCCAGATCATAAAACAGTTAATAGTTTTAGATTCATGATggggtttttccttttcttggatTTTCACAGCAACCCAATATAGGATAGCTGTTGTGCCTTCacttatttgtttaaaaaaagatactttttttttgtctccTTAATCTTagagtttttcatttcatttaatttatcacATTCATCGATCAAACGAGGAGATCgcattgtattgtattttaaataagCCAACCCTGTAGTAAATATTGTAACTGTGAGAATAAAGAGGGAATCGTGTCTAATAAAATGGAAACTTATGGGTGTCGAATTGATAATGTTAGGGACTTTGAATGTGCTCATATGGTTTTTAATTGGTAATTTGGTAACGTGTTTCGGCTTCACAAATCATGATGCTTCTGCCTCATAAATGCTCACCTAGTATCCTTCATCTGAGACCCAGGTAgtcttttctaatttcttttgaatttatatGGTGCTTGTGACTGCATCATACAAAAACTGTATTTTGGCATTGCTGACGAGTTACGTCTTCGAAAATGGATTCAGTGGCAATCTTTCTAGAAAACATGTTATTATGATATTTCGGCTAGTAAAGGGATCAGAATGTGCatagttttcttaaaaatagATTGGAGGATTATGCACATAAATGCTTTTGGTTGTTTGCATTAATTCTGCATCATCAATCTTACTAATTGCTATAGCTGTTCCTTCTCCTGCTGGTTAATTGGCTATATTCTGGTGCACCATTATGGATGGGACCGAGTCTCTCCAATGGGCAtttccaattttcttctttcatgattctcatttcttcctctctctaatGGATTTCACAAATGAAGTGACATGCTACTGTTATTTCTTTGATCAGCTGATCAATCTGAATAAACACCGATTGGAGGAAGCAATGAAGCTCTAGGAGATCAATCTCAACAAGGAGATGGCCAAAGACTTAGCAAGACAAGAGAAAAAGAGGTATGAAGCTGCTGTAACAGAAGCCACATACGTGAGACAATGTGCTGAAAGAGAAGCTTCCCAACGAAAAGAAGCAGAGATGAAGGCTATTCATGatgcaaaagagaaagagaaacttGAGAATGCTCTTGTGGGTCCAAGAAAATGAGACTACTTAGATTAAAATATTGGATTTTGGAATATTGGATTTTGTAATGAATATTATGAGACTACTTAGATCGTAATAAGCTGCTTTGTAATGTTGTATCCAATTGGAATGAATATTATGACTCAATATTTTACTAGATGACTTAATCTAAGGATGATTATTTGATGACAGTGTAAATAGTTTTGTGTTCAG
This genomic window contains:
- the LOC108982740 gene encoding oleosin 18.2 kDa-like, with translation MADQSHQQRPTDAMKGMFAGQKGQAQGPPTSKVLAVVTLVPVAGFLLLLSGLTLAATFIGLAVSTPLLVMCSPVLVPAAALIGLAMTGFLASGAFGITGISSLSWIANYLRRARLPEHLEHAKQRAQETAGQMGQTVTGKAQETAGRAQEAAGTG